From Acidothermus cellulolyticus 11B, a single genomic window includes:
- a CDS encoding transglycosylase family protein, translating to MAATGFAVAMLTGELASAASASAVGSDVWAALRMCESSGNYHINTGNGYYGAYQFDLRTWRGLGYSGLPSDAPPAVQDEAAQRLYAQRGWQPWPACSRKLGLVDDRASRSANRPPLDPPQGVDPPQGTDTATAEVVRAAAQDTGPAVRSGPAGPAPVPRLPWNGHYLTVRDVYQVRDDVRLFQQAMVAHGYHIAVDGRYGPQSAAATTAFERAHHLHVEDPGVVGPQVWGALFGT from the coding sequence GTGGCGGCTACCGGCTTCGCAGTGGCCATGCTCACCGGGGAGCTCGCGAGCGCGGCTTCCGCATCAGCGGTGGGCTCCGACGTCTGGGCGGCGCTCCGCATGTGCGAATCCAGCGGCAACTACCACATCAATACCGGCAACGGCTACTACGGCGCATACCAATTCGACCTCCGGACCTGGCGCGGCCTGGGATACTCCGGGCTTCCGTCGGACGCACCGCCGGCGGTACAGGATGAGGCGGCCCAGCGGCTCTACGCCCAGCGAGGCTGGCAACCGTGGCCGGCGTGTTCCCGAAAGCTCGGACTCGTCGACGACCGGGCAAGCCGAAGCGCGAACCGGCCCCCGCTCGACCCGCCGCAGGGAGTCGACCCTCCGCAGGGAACGGACACCGCGACGGCGGAGGTGGTCCGCGCCGCAGCGCAGGACACCGGACCGGCCGTTCGCAGCGGTCCCGCGGGTCCTGCGCCCGTTCCGCGGCTGCCATGGAACGGGCACTATCTCACGGTCCGCGATGTGTATCAGGTGCGGGACGACGTCCGGCTCTTCCAGCAGGCGATGGTCGCCCACGGTTACCACATCGCCGTCGACGGCCGGTACGGACCGCAGTCCGCTGCCGCCACCACAGCATTCGAACGCGCGCACCACTTGCATGTTGAGGATCCCGGCGTCGTCGGCCCGCAGGTGTGGGGGGCGCTGTTCGGAACGTGA
- a CDS encoding NfeD family protein, translated as MPMWLIWTIVAVACAGAEALTLTLILGFIAAAAALTLVAAVLGAPIVAQLLVFVGSAAALLGVVRPIARAHLYTPPALRTGVDALVGQRGLVVERVDAHHGQIKIGGELWSARPYVDGQCYEPGTTVEVVKIQGAIALVFGTE; from the coding sequence ATGCCCATGTGGCTGATCTGGACCATTGTTGCTGTCGCCTGCGCCGGCGCCGAGGCCCTCACGCTCACCCTGATCCTCGGGTTCATCGCCGCAGCGGCGGCACTGACCCTCGTCGCCGCAGTTCTCGGCGCGCCCATCGTCGCGCAGCTCCTCGTCTTCGTCGGGAGCGCCGCCGCCCTGCTGGGTGTGGTGCGTCCGATCGCCCGAGCGCACTTGTACACCCCGCCCGCATTACGGACTGGTGTCGACGCGCTCGTCGGGCAGCGGGGTCTGGTCGTGGAACGGGTCGACGCCCACCACGGTCAAATAAAGATTGGCGGGGAATTATGGAGCGCCCGGCCGTATGTCGACGGCCAGTGTTACGAGCCGGGCACGACGGTTGAAGTGGTCAAAATCCAAGGTGCAATTGCATTGGTTTTTGGAACGGAGTGA
- the fabI gene encoding enoyl-ACP reductase FabI — MGILDGKQLLVTGVLTDASIAFHVARLAQLEGAEVLLSSYGRAFRLTERIAGRLPKPAPVIELDVTNAEDLAALPDRVRAHLTRLDGVVHAIAYAPEGALGGKFLQTPWEDVATALHVSAYSLKALATAATPLMGEGSSLVGLDFDASVAWPLYDWMGVAKAALESCARYLARDLGPRGIRVNLVSAGPVRTVAAKGIPGFESLAAIWTERAPLSWDLSDGEAPARAVIALLSDWFPKTTGEIVHVDGGVHAVGA, encoded by the coding sequence ATGGGAATTCTTGACGGCAAGCAGCTTCTCGTCACCGGCGTCCTCACCGACGCGTCCATCGCGTTTCACGTTGCTCGGTTGGCCCAACTGGAGGGCGCTGAGGTCCTGCTCTCCTCCTACGGGCGGGCGTTCCGGCTCACCGAGCGCATCGCCGGCCGATTGCCAAAACCTGCGCCGGTCATCGAGCTGGACGTGACAAATGCCGAGGATCTCGCCGCGTTGCCCGACCGGGTGCGTGCGCATCTGACCCGGCTGGACGGCGTCGTGCACGCGATTGCCTACGCACCGGAGGGTGCGCTCGGCGGGAAATTCCTCCAGACGCCCTGGGAGGATGTGGCGACCGCCTTGCACGTGTCGGCGTACTCGCTCAAGGCGCTCGCCACGGCGGCGACCCCGCTGATGGGCGAGGGAAGTTCCCTCGTGGGCTTGGATTTCGACGCTTCCGTGGCGTGGCCGCTGTACGACTGGATGGGGGTGGCGAAAGCCGCCTTGGAATCCTGCGCCCGCTACCTGGCGCGCGACCTCGGCCCACGGGGAATCCGGGTCAATCTGGTATCCGCCGGCCCGGTTCGCACGGTGGCGGCGAAGGGCATTCCGGGTTTTGAATCGCTCGCGGCCATCTGGACGGAGCGTGCGCCGCTGTCCTGGGACCTCTCGGACGGCGAGGCCCCGGCGCGGGCCGTCATTGCGTTGCTCTCGGACTGGTTCCCGAAGACGACCGGGGAGATCGTGCACGTCGACGGCGGGGTGCACGCAGTCGGCGCGTAA
- a CDS encoding SPFH domain-containing protein yields the protein MPAAVIALIVIAIFVLIVLGRSVRIVPQARAGIVERLGRYHRTLAPGLNVVVPFIDRIRPLIDMREQVVSFPPQPVITQDNLVVGIDTVLYFQVTDAKAATYEIANYIQAIEQLTVTTLRNVIGGMDLEKTLTSREEINAQLRGVLDEATGKWGIRVNRVELKSIDPPLSIKDSMEKQMRADRDKRAAILLAEGQKQAQILTAEGEKQAAILRAEGQAQAAVTQARAEAEAQALRANGQAQAIGTVFRAIHEGKVDPDLLAYQYLQVLPQIAQGDANKVWIVPSEISKALEGVGNLFGRAAAPGNPDGAAAQRTTSPE from the coding sequence ATGCCTGCGGCTGTCATCGCCCTTATCGTTATTGCCATCTTCGTCCTCATCGTGCTCGGCCGATCGGTGCGGATCGTGCCGCAGGCCCGCGCCGGAATCGTTGAACGACTCGGCCGCTACCACCGCACCCTTGCACCCGGGCTCAACGTCGTCGTGCCGTTCATCGACCGGATCCGGCCTCTCATCGACATGCGGGAGCAGGTCGTCTCTTTCCCGCCGCAGCCTGTCATCACCCAGGACAACCTGGTCGTCGGCATCGACACCGTCTTGTATTTCCAAGTTACGGACGCAAAAGCCGCAACCTATGAAATAGCGAACTACATTCAGGCGATTGAACAACTCACTGTCACGACGTTGCGGAATGTCATCGGCGGCATGGATCTGGAAAAGACCCTCACCTCACGGGAGGAGATCAACGCCCAGCTCCGCGGCGTCCTTGACGAAGCCACCGGCAAGTGGGGAATCCGCGTCAACCGGGTCGAATTGAAATCGATTGATCCGCCGCTGTCCATTAAGGATTCGATGGAGAAGCAGATGCGTGCGGATCGGGACAAGCGCGCCGCGATTCTGCTTGCCGAGGGACAGAAGCAGGCCCAAATCCTAACCGCGGAAGGGGAGAAGCAGGCCGCGATTCTCCGGGCCGAAGGTCAGGCGCAGGCGGCGGTCACGCAGGCCCGTGCCGAAGCCGAGGCGCAGGCGCTGCGGGCCAACGGCCAAGCCCAAGCCATCGGGACGGTCTTCCGCGCGATTCACGAGGGAAAGGTGGACCCAGATCTCCTGGCCTACCAGTACCTGCAGGTATTGCCGCAAATCGCGCAGGGTGATGCGAACAAGGTGTGGATCGTTCCGAGCGAAATCAGCAAGGCGCTCGAGGGTGTCGGCAATCTTTTCGGCCGAGCCGCCGCGCCGGGCAATCCCGACGGCGCCGCCGCTCAACGGACCACAAGCCCGGAGTGA
- a CDS encoding ABC transporter ATP-binding protein, with the protein MVEVWHAVRGSAHDPALFGVRVAESAGDVVVRLRSASVVRGGATLLADIDWEVRGGEHWVVLGPNGAGKTTLLKLLSTQWHPTTGEVEVLGERMGAVDVFELRPRIGFSSAALADRLPAGERVRDVVLTASYGTIGRWREQYDEADFARAHAVLARLGVGHLRDRRYGSLSEGERKRVQLARALMSDPELLLLDEPAAGLDLGGREDLLAQLAHLLQSPTAPATVLVTHHVEEIPRGITHGLLLRAGRIVARGPLTEVLTAANLSVTFARDLVVEAHDGRFFARSI; encoded by the coding sequence ATGGTTGAGGTCTGGCATGCGGTACGCGGATCGGCCCACGATCCGGCGCTCTTCGGCGTCCGGGTCGCGGAATCCGCCGGCGACGTGGTGGTCCGGCTGCGCAGCGCGTCCGTCGTCCGGGGCGGAGCGACCCTGCTCGCCGACATCGACTGGGAAGTGCGCGGCGGGGAGCACTGGGTCGTCCTCGGGCCGAACGGCGCGGGCAAAACGACCCTGCTCAAACTTCTTTCCACCCAGTGGCACCCCACGACTGGCGAGGTCGAGGTTCTTGGCGAACGGATGGGCGCGGTCGACGTCTTCGAACTGCGGCCCCGAATCGGCTTCTCCAGTGCCGCACTCGCCGATCGCCTCCCAGCCGGCGAACGGGTACGCGACGTCGTGCTCACCGCCAGCTACGGCACGATCGGCCGCTGGCGCGAACAGTACGACGAGGCGGATTTCGCCCGGGCGCACGCGGTGCTCGCCCGTCTCGGTGTCGGTCATCTCCGGGACCGCCGATACGGAAGCCTCTCGGAGGGGGAGCGCAAGCGGGTGCAGCTTGCCCGGGCGTTGATGAGCGACCCCGAATTGCTCCTCCTCGACGAGCCGGCGGCCGGCCTCGACCTCGGCGGCAGAGAGGACCTGCTGGCACAGCTGGCCCACCTGCTGCAGTCCCCAACCGCGCCGGCCACCGTCCTGGTCACGCATCATGTCGAGGAAATTCCCCGGGGCATCACCCACGGCCTGCTGTTGCGCGCCGGCCGCATTGTCGCCAGAGGACCGTTGACCGAGGTTCTCACCGCGGCGAATCTTTCCGTCACGTTCGCGCGCGACCTGGTAGTGGAGGCACACGACGGCCGATTCTTCGCGCGCAGTATCTGA